In one Desulfoferula mesophila genomic region, the following are encoded:
- a CDS encoding glycosyltransferase: MPSPSPQYSLVLLAGQPIPHMRAGLATLRPLLNGGACEALVVSHRGDEEELRVLRDLIKELGPGARLLPLPPCPAGAARNQGAEQARGEVLFFSQADCLLPPDLPARLSEALSPPEREAVAGLCRVANRDDPLAMLMGAELAYERQDEALPDALCAAYRRRDFLQFGGFDPADASEGLENYELAYRLLAEDRELFWEPELQVRRPLPSTWGGCLALAYGLGRNRFRNLLHRRRLGLGSPGGGRRFAQSLLVMLAVAIPVGLGAHDWQRAVTLPLICLLLLYPLNRGFIKSVAHQEPHLLNRALLWCLLRPWAWTLGMLKASLDRMGGTAG; the protein is encoded by the coding sequence ATGCCCTCACCCTCTCCCCAATACAGCCTGGTCCTCCTGGCCGGGCAGCCGATCCCCCACATGAGGGCCGGATTGGCCACCTTGCGGCCCCTGCTCAACGGCGGCGCCTGCGAGGCCTTGGTGGTGTCCCACCGGGGCGACGAAGAGGAGCTGAGGGTTTTGCGCGATCTAATCAAGGAGCTGGGCCCGGGCGCGCGTCTGCTGCCCCTGCCCCCCTGTCCGGCGGGCGCGGCCCGCAACCAGGGCGCCGAGCAGGCCCGGGGCGAGGTGCTGTTTTTCAGCCAGGCCGATTGCCTGCTGCCCCCCGATCTGCCGGCTCGTCTGTCCGAGGCCTTGTCCCCACCGGAGCGTGAAGCGGTGGCGGGCCTGTGCCGGGTGGCCAACCGCGACGATCCCCTGGCCATGCTCATGGGCGCGGAGCTGGCCTATGAGCGCCAGGACGAAGCGTTGCCCGACGCCCTTTGCGCCGCTTATCGCCGCCGGGATTTTTTGCAGTTCGGCGGTTTCGACCCGGCCGACGCCTCCGAGGGCCTGGAAAATTACGAGCTGGCCTACCGCCTATTGGCCGAGGACAGGGAATTGTTCTGGGAGCCCGAGTTGCAGGTGAGGCGCCCCCTGCCCTCCACCTGGGGCGGCTGCCTGGCCCTGGCCTATGGCCTGGGGCGCAACCGCTTCCGCAATCTGCTGCATCGCCGCCGCCTGGGCCTGGGGTCTCCTGGGGGAGGACGGCGCTTCGCCCAGAGCCTTTTGGTGATGCTGGCGGTGGCCATCCCGGTGGGGCTGGGGGCCCATGATTGGCAAAGGGCCGTCACTCTGCCCCTCATCTGTCTGCTTTTGTTGTATCCTTTAAATCGAGGCTTTATCAAGAGCGTGGCCCACCAAGAGCCCCACCTGCTCAACCGGGCCCTGCTCTGGTGCTTGTTGCGCCCTTGGGCCTGGACCCTGGGCATGCTCAAGGCTTCCCTGGACCGCATGGGCGGCACCGCGGGTTGA
- a CDS encoding TolC family protein: MFCQLTCGLAALLLALGWLGASPATAAETKTPAKHDELSLQQAISMALDYSPNIKQTLADMQKTASQQKEAFTYFLPTLSTRYAAQNSQNPPQYHIMGQPVIVGSENVYQWSTELNQPIFTGFYLSSQYELAKLGVDIAESNLFLSYLEVAYQVKQAYFLYLRAIKGAEVADQTVKQLESQLKVSNDFYDVGIIPINDVLKTRVSLSDAKQARIRAYNNRALTRARLNRLLGLPVDKDTWVEDILKSYPVTTDYQRSRQIALVERPEIKSLDLQLQQADQNIRKAQSGYYPTVDLQASYDFTSDSPSLGDSEYYDPSNWTVATMLNWSFWEWGRTGHKTSQSRADKRRIEAAKQGLVDEVSLQVKEAVLYLKESIASIANTEVAVKQAEENYRVTFERYREQLTTNTELLDAQLLLARARNSYNDSLATFNIAEAGLQRAMGRGLGGLNVKPPPKPDRSLWP; encoded by the coding sequence GTGTTTTGCCAACTGACATGCGGCCTGGCGGCCCTGCTCCTGGCGTTGGGCTGGCTGGGGGCGTCGCCGGCCACGGCCGCCGAGACCAAAACGCCGGCCAAGCATGACGAGCTTTCCCTGCAACAGGCCATCAGCATGGCCCTGGATTACTCGCCCAACATCAAGCAGACCCTGGCGGACATGCAAAAAACCGCCAGCCAGCAGAAGGAAGCTTTCACCTACTTTCTGCCCACCTTGAGCACCCGCTACGCCGCCCAAAACAGCCAGAACCCGCCCCAATACCACATCATGGGCCAGCCGGTAATCGTGGGGTCGGAAAACGTCTATCAATGGTCCACCGAACTGAACCAGCCCATCTTCACCGGCTTTTATCTAAGCAGCCAATACGAGCTGGCCAAGCTGGGGGTGGACATCGCCGAATCGAATCTTTTCCTCAGCTACCTGGAAGTCGCCTACCAGGTGAAGCAGGCCTACTTCCTATATCTGAGAGCCATCAAAGGCGCGGAGGTGGCCGACCAGACCGTGAAGCAGCTGGAGTCGCAGCTCAAGGTTAGCAACGACTTTTACGATGTGGGCATCATCCCCATCAACGACGTGCTAAAGACGCGGGTCAGCCTTTCTGACGCCAAGCAGGCCCGCATCAGGGCCTACAACAACCGCGCCCTCACCCGGGCCCGCCTCAACCGCCTGCTGGGCTTGCCCGTGGACAAGGACACCTGGGTCGAGGACATACTAAAGTCTTACCCCGTAACCACCGATTACCAGCGCTCGCGTCAGATCGCCCTGGTGGAACGTCCGGAAATCAAATCCCTGGACCTGCAACTGCAGCAGGCGGACCAAAACATCCGTAAGGCCCAGAGCGGCTACTACCCCACCGTGGACCTGCAAGCCAGCTACGACTTCACCAGCGACTCTCCCTCCCTGGGCGACAGCGAATATTACGACCCCTCCAATTGGACCGTGGCCACCATGCTCAATTGGAGCTTCTGGGAATGGGGGCGCACCGGCCACAAGACCAGCCAGTCGCGGGCCGACAAGCGCCGCATTGAAGCGGCCAAGCAGGGCTTGGTGGACGAGGTGAGCCTCCAGGTTAAGGAAGCGGTTCTTTACCTGAAGGAATCGATTGCCAGCATCGCCAACACCGAGGTGGCGGTAAAACAGGCCGAAGAAAACTACCGGGTCACCTTTGAACGCTACCGGGAGCAGCTCACCACCAACACCGAGTTGCTCGACGCCCAGCTTTTGCTGGCCCGGGCCCGCAACAGTTACAACGACTCCCTGGCCACCTTCAACATCGCCGAGGCCGGCCTGCAAAGGGCCATGGGCCGGGGGCTGGGAGGCCTCAACGTAAAACCGCCACCCAAACCCGACCGCAGTCTTTGGCCATGA